In Vespa velutina chromosome 1, iVesVel2.1, whole genome shotgun sequence, the genomic stretch TTTCCTGGCCTTTCTGTTGTAAAAGGTACCGAAGTATTTTTTCCGATTATCTCGCTATTCATACTCAAATATGAATTGCATTTAGATTCATTGTCCGGTAATCTTCCAAATTTTCTAATCTAAAAAATTACTGTAGCAATCATACAGtcgtatatatcatttataccgatgacattaaatattttttttctttttaagtttTACTTCTCAAATACTATTTTTactaaatgttatttattgctattttttttttttacatcataACCATATAACATGATTGGCCTTCTTGAAATCATTACATATTATGAGTGCTACTGACAAACGGTATATCTTATAGCTTTTATgttgcttttcctttttcttttttttttttttttttttaatacgaattCATACCAACCCATTGCCATAAATCGAAGAGTATCCATCCTTGTAGAAGATAAAGAGTCATGACGAGGATCGATAATATACACATGCAGAAATTATGAACGAACATAGGATGATTAAGTAGCTGTTCGTCAGTGATCTCTTGAAGATCTATATACTGTTCGACTTGTTTCATTTCAATGATACCAACTGAGAGCATAGAAATTGCACCAAAAATATATCCAATAAGAACCTAAGATGCTTGTgatcaaaggaaaaagaaaaaaaagaaatgttaaaaagaaatgaaaaaatataataaaagaaaggaaacgcaTCTAAATAATTCGTTCAATTTGTGATAACTTATaattaatcgagaaaaaaagggactCACGATTATAAGCCTTTCGGGtatgaatttcttctttaaccaAAGAATAGCACAAATCAAGCTCATCAGCATAcaaatcaaatagaaaaagaaaatgatattcatttctttttgtagaATCGGCAAATTTTCGTTCGCCtcacgacgactacgacgatgcGTGTTATAATGAATGTGATGAAAGATCTTGATGGCTAATATGAGAAgctttgaaagagagagagagagagaaagatagatagtgagaaagaaagagaggaagaaaaaaaagaaaagaaaaaacaagatatatgatgaaagaaacattattaaatcactatttataaataaagacgTTAATAACGAGGCCAatgatcaaaagaaaaatgcttTCTTAAATCTCAGTGATGATTttaaaacgttaaaaacgaaacACGAAGAgtaagattataaaataaattgtcttCCTGAAACGATTTGAATTTGTCGTCGTTCAATTCAGTTGGAATGCGTGTCGACGTACAAACGAAATTGTTTCGGGTTACATAAAATTGTGGATGAAACACGTGCGATTTCTGATTCACCTTCGttcgtatatgcatatatacatacatacatacatatatacacacacatatatatatatatgtatatgtattatatatgtgtccATTTGTTCGTTCGTCTTGAAATCGGGTCAACTCGCTTCCGCGTTTTCTTTGCGTTCGAACTATAGTCGAGTAGCGCGAGCTATTACACGACAtaacacacatacgtacaaaAATGCACGCAcaaatatacttatacatatatacatatacatatataatttatatgtatatatatatatatatatatatatatatatatattgtacatatacatgtatatataagcgACCCAGAAGTCGTAATCTCGATGCGTCAAACGTTCCAAGTATGTCCGAGGATCTTTAAATTCGTGCATCGTGACGTAATAAGATATGATAAGTGCGTTCtctagtttctttctttctttctacttttttcttttttctgcttcttttttctttttcattccttcctcTTTGAGATTAGTAATTTAGTTCAAGTCAAAACATACACGTTAAGCttttaacttaattattattgtaaccaataaaatttctctctcaacAATTATATCacgttttttattatatatgtatatattatattatatatatatatatatatatatatatatatatatacaaaaaattttgttggttactttatagatattttatttttattgtgaaataaaattttatatatatatatgatatcttACAAATTGCCCGAAATTCAAACTAGCATGCACGATGTGGGAAAGTTTCTTGTTCCTTTGAAATTTATGATTACTTCTATGATAAATACTCGCGATTTTGGCGATCTCACGAAGTTTACGTGAatcataaacatttttatctttcatcacatcagaaattttattattgttaatcttTATCGACATATCGatgataaatgaatataatttttatttatcaatacaTTCCGAAATTATCACAATTAACCTTTATTTCATTAGTTTTTCTAACGAACAAACGATCGTCGCTAGATCGTCAAGTCGTTAAATCGtcgaattcaatttatttttctcgtttcttctatcATACACTCGGTTAAAATCATTTGCTTTTAATGAACGCAaaatgatcattatttatgaaaattaataaatctacatttattatcataatttattaattatctcagctcgtagataaaaatatatttgtaccAAGAATCATTTAAATTGACTGAGTTAAAAATCatcatttattgtaaatacacgtacacacatacacacagagagagaaagagagagagagagagagaaacacataCCTCAGaaatagtacatatatactacgtaaatttgaaaaatagtaCTGAACAAATGGATCCTTTTTATAAaaggtaaatataaaaaatgaaatgtttaGAGTGCATCACTCTTAAGTATGCCGTCAACGTTTCGTTAGCATTCCAGACGATCCAAGGAACTTAGGCTctatgttaagaaaaaaaaaaaaagaaagtaagaaagaaggaaaaaaaaagaagaaaaagtaagaagaaaaaaaaacaggaagagtaaggaaaaaaaaaaaatatatatatatatataaaagaaccACATCTTCCACTTTCGCGTCGTTATATTCATCTTTGTTGAATTTTTCGAACCAAAAGACCGACCGTATATTCACCCACACGCAAGTTTAATACTTCGAAGAATGCTACAGGTTATGGCAGGTATAAGGAGGCTATTCTCTTCCCATCTCTTTTTCAAACAGTTTCCTCGatttctatcttccttctttGTTGCATTCCTACCTCGTACCCTACAGAACGTgctaatttttcattcattcattctctctctctctctctctctttctttctttcttcctttctttctcttttatttcttttttatttcacttagAAAAGAAACCATTTTCTAACGGAAGTATCATAACTTAGTCATTTCGATCATTTTcgtttacattaataaatcattataaattttttaaatgtaaaaagtaaacacatatatatatatatattatatatataggtataaatgtatataattattttccgataaaattgatcgaaCCAATCAATTTCCAAATCACTTTAATCCATATCAAtgaattgttttaatattttatacaatttaaaattgtataaaatattgaacaaaaacaatcatataaaaagtaaattgttttcttcgtatagatatggaaaaaaaaaaattaaataaaattaatatcaattaataagctatcaaaaaaaaaaagtattgtaATTGTGTTCGATTATTCGTATGAGTTTCGAAAGTGTTGAGACCCGATTAACGGACGAACGAGAGCGAAAACGAAAAGCTAAGCATgatagtaaagagaaagagaggaaaagagagaaagagagagagagagagagagagaaagagagagagagagagagagagaaagagagagagagagagagagagagaaagagaaaaggagaaccATAGACACGGAACTACGGAGAGCAGAGAAATACTTTCGTTAATGAAAGCGAACGCCAGAGTAGCGACCAGTAAGGGGCCATACAATCCTTTCGAATGTGTTCCTTACGCAATATCCGCCAGGTAAACGTGAAATCGATCATgggacttttctttcttcccctttcactccttttctctctctttctctctctctctctctctctctttctctctctctctctttctctctctctctctctctctctctctttctctctctctctctctctctctctctgtcttcctctttcttttcatcaacgttaaatttcatgaaaattcaTGTAGAAGTGTCGTCAGCatcgtaaattaaatatatcgttcTAAAATGTCGCAATCgacattttctttgataacTTTTAAcgtaacatttaaaaaaaaaaaagtttgtttgatttagaaaacataaaaaaaaaagagagaacatagagaaaataataatattttataaaaatagaaattaaattctttttttaatcgtttatataaatagaacatATCGATAGTTTCAcgtaatcatttaaatattaaagaaataatctattagaaataaatttatcatagaAGAAAATGCAACGACATCCacgtatacattttatttatctgtttattcatttttatttcttttttatttttttttaattttgtcacacgtattttaatttcattaattattctaataaggTAAATATTTCTCGTGATAATAATTGTCGATTGGTAAaaatctcctttttttcatgaCAATTTGTAATGTTATATACgtctgtaataatatattttagaaaatatttatgtaaaaatatcttcttaGAGCTATTTATACATGATGTCTAATATAAAGAACGCACGTGTTCTTACACAACGACTGGAACATAAGAGTatatgaataatgaaaaagtatttttttttgtttctttttttttcctctctctctttctctctctgtctctctgtctctctgtctctgtttctctttctagcAAAGGGAGAAGAAGTCCAGAACAGATTCCAAACGATCGCTTCACCGTCAATGGCGCCGTGTCTCCTTTCTCCAGCATCCAGACAACCTTGGTGTACAGATCAAGCAGGAAAGTActattcgatttttctctttttgtgcTTATCCAAAGACGATAAATCCCAACGcattcattatcatcatcatcatcatcatcatcatcatcatcatcatcatcatcatcatcatcatcatcatcattatcattatcatcatcatcattatcattatcattgagctctagtaaaataaaaatgattatactacatattgtaaaaatatattcagttggtatacatgtgtataataagttatatctatgtatatatttatatatgtgtgtacatacgtaaaacgagttcgaaaggagagagacagagagaaggagagagagagagagagagagagagagagagagagagagagagaaagaaagagaaagagcgtgTTTTTCGgccaaaaattatttttaaaagtgtATCGTAAACCAACAAGAAGAATAAACGTCAAGTATATTTAATTCCTTCCACGCATTGCATGCGtcatttaataatgtttttacaaaaagaaagagaaagaaatattgagtgagagagaacaaTATTTATTGCTATCAAAAAGTGGCGCCatttaagaacaaaaaaagaaaagaaaaaaaaacagaacggaaaagaaaacaatacattgtaagattaaaaaaaaaaaatatatatatatattttattaaagaaattttgttcaaattgtagaaaaagagagaacaaagatattggaaaagtgTAACAATGTAAGAGACAAAATATGAAACGAAGcccttaataaaattttgttttaaagagacccatttcaattttttttcttttttttttcgatgagtAGAAACTAtgcatacaaaaaaaagatgaataacACATaatgaagggaaaaaataaaatgaacaatctaataaaattttcaagttaAAGTCTTGAGTTTTAAAACAGcgagtattatttttaaggcCCGATGATCGTTTCACGAAAATTCGTTTGCCCATTAAATCCTTTGTATCTTCTATTTCGCACGAGTGTGAGTGGTggaaatttaacaaaaaaaaaagaaataaaaaaaaaaagaaaaaaataatgaaaagagcAATTTGTGAGAGCTCTAGTGAGACTTGCCTTGATGTGGGTTCAAAAAAGGTGTATGCTAACAACCGGGGTAGAGAAAAAACAGGTTTTCTTCGCCAAATTCTTCACAAGATTAAATATgctaagaaagagaaaaagaaagagagagagagaaaattttgacGTCCTCAAATAAAAGTTTTTGCTAAGAGAACACACCCTCGAAAATCCAATGAACACGTCCCACCATCTTCTAAGCGCGAGATATATTGTAAACCTTCCCataaaattttgttctaatttatttatttttcttttattgttttttcttttatatacatatatatatacatttttttttatttttttatttttttatttttccaacaACTTTTAAATGTATTACACGGGTATCCAATCACAAGGTATTCCTGTTATCAACTTTATAGGAAGAagtgtataataaaaacatatatttttatctaaaaataaatagaaaaaagagaaaagagagaaagagagaaaaagaaaagtaaaaagaaagagagataatagaaggaagaaagaaagaaaggaaggagctTAAGCTTCGAAAGTTAGCTTTGTGTCCAACGAAAGATCGATTCAAGGTTGGAAGAAAATTTACGATCGCTAAATCCGTCGGAGAGAAATCAAGATCGTCTTAACGATCGACTTAAAAGTCGttcaagaaaattaattgctcttcctctctattggatacataaaataaaacttttacgaAGAACGAAAGATAGCAAAAGGAAACAGGACGATAACAATCGTGTTAAACGTCCTGCAGTTTGATTTGacgaggatatatatatatatatatatatatatatatatattattatatatatataacaataatatattattttatatgtaatattattgtatataatatatatatatatatatatatatattatatatataataatatatataatatatattaatatatcttattatatatatatatccacgtacatatatatatatatatatatatatatatatatatatatatatatatatatatatacaattatgtaACGAGCAAATAAATGGATATTTTCCTCgggaaaatgtaataacgagtATGGCAAAGTATAACGCTGTTATTCCCGAGCTTATGAGTTATAATGTTTCTTTGTTGTCTCGTATTTCTCAAGGGAGAGAAACGTACACAACCCTTCGTTTTCCACCCTTTTCCTATTCGGAAACATACAAACATAGAAAGGGTAAGAAGGATAACTTATTGTGCAAACTTTACGGATTCTTCTCGTATCCACCAGGtgttaagaaagaaaacaaaaagcaaacaaacgattcttttcttttcttttcttatacgaaaaaaaaaaacaaacaagaagaaagaaaaaaaagcacacacacatacaaaaacACGGAAACGGACACGACagtgaaagaaagtaaaaattcTCACGTAAATTTGTCGAAAAGtcaaaaattcaagaaaaaagaaaagaaaaataatgataaacgaaataacgaataaacgaatgaaaatgataataaactttcaatatttttcgattgttCGTATTATTTTGATTGGAAGAGCATTGAGTTTaattgcatatatgtatatgtcaaCTTCCGATTGCAATTTTATACTAAACCCTTTTCTCGTTTCCGATCTTTCTCATCTCGTGGCACCGTCCTTTACCGGCCGTTAACCTACTTAAGTTACGCGTTATACCGCTTTATAACGAGGACGTTATTAACGCACCATGTACAtgaatacgtatgtatctacgaACTTATGTACGTGAGTTATGCGTTCGAACACTGAGCTCTTTGTCGGCAAAAGAACGTAACGTTCCCTTTTCATCGACCGAACAGATCATGAAGGAGATCGAAATTGCGTCTTAGAACCACACAGTCCATGATTTTATcgcaaaatattattagaaaaacatTTCAGATAACGAATTCATTTTACGAAGTAATTCGAAATTCCTTTGATATACATTTTCGATGTACATTTCGAATACATTcgacttattcttttttttttttatttcttttcttttctcttttttttttttttttttttttctttttttctatataatttaaagatgTGTTTCTtgacactttcttttttttctttcgtattttttttctttcacaattTGCAAATGTTACAACAAATTGAAATGTTCATAGGAACacacgttaataataataataacaataataataataataataataataataataataataataatcgataaataaatttatttaataccaTTATGTCTCTATACGATTATATCGTAAATTCCATGAGGTATGATATTAGAAATGTTAAGTATCTTAGAGATTCCAAGATAATGCGTAACGCGTAAgcattatttatgataatgaaaaGACTGCAATCTAAGTTTTTGTATTctctaaatagaaaaaaagagagagatagagatagatagagacacacataagtaagaaaaaaatggctTTCTCGTCGATCATTAGATCGGCACGAGGAACGAGTTACAAAAGCGATCATGGGAGGAGATTAATTCtctaatattgaaatatcataCTTGCACCGAGTACATTCCAAAGTGAGTGCAAGTATTAAATGTGGTGCTCGTTTAAGCATGACTCCGATCGGTTGAGCAAGCCTAAACagtctatctttctttaactATCGTGGAAACGACCCGCGTTCCCTTGTACTATTTGACCAATagtagataataatttatagtttTCTCGAGTGACAGTAGATAAATGGGAAAAGGACTATGTATACCTGCTTTCActcgaaggaaataaataatgagaTGGGCAAGGGACAGGTGTTAAACAACAGAACAATATCGGTATCAGTGTTAATAATCGGATTAACTTAACCTTTTTCggattagaaattatattacgacacactttaatatagaaaatagtaaaatgatttatagGTAATATAGAGGagagtaatttcttttttattactaaatttatttttattactgttattctTAACAATACGttaactttattttaaaaaaattgtttgattaattggttagtgaaaaaaaaagatatatggaAATACTGAAGGAattatgagaaataataataaaagaaataatttttcttttttcttctttcctaaaTCTATTTTCTATTGATATTCTCAATGATacctttatttaaataataaattaaaactgattgattaattaattcgacaataaaagagaataaaatattaaaagattaattatacaGTTCGTTAATACGTGGGTCTGcttatgtgtaaatatatatatatatacacactacATAGtacgagaaatatttatatatatatatatatataaactacaTAGTACGAGTCGATTAGCTGCAGATGTAgttcaaaggaaaaagaaaagatctatGATACATCTTTATGAAGCcgatagagagaaagtgcCATCTCGTGTTACTATGGCGCTCgtacttcattttctttttatcgctcTTTTCCATCCCTATGAGAGATACCGGGGTGACCTCGAAGAACAGGGTTCCTCGCTTTGTTTTAATTAGAACTTGAGCTAACATCTGCTTAACATCCTTCGTATATCAACGCTCGTTTCGTctacgatatacatatgtaacatacacatacatgtgtaCGTATGCTACGATCACGTGAAACATTTCTGAATAAGTCTATtctgaagtaaaaaaaagaaaaaagaaaaaagacggagaaaacgaataaaaaagagaaagagagagagagagagagagagagagaaccaaaaaaaagcaacaaaaaatttttgctTCAAACAAATGtccaaagagaaaatatgaataacgaagttaaacaattaaataataactttttcaaACGTCAATATCAATTTgtacaaatttaatttcaatgataagaACTAAATTATGCAACaagtatttcaaaatattttccaaattattCAACGATGAAACAACGTAGTTGGGCAAAGTAGTTTGTTACGAGTCCACACGTGGGGTCATCCACGATACAGGAAACAGGAAATCCTAAGGAGTGAAACCGAGCAGAAACGTTGGTAGCTCACAGTAGCTCCACTGTCTAGGAGCTTCTTACTACTGTAACGACCGCGCCAACGtctaaagaaaagagaagagatataaACTTAGGAATAACTACGTTGGAAACTTCATAAGACTAATATATCCGTTCTCGAGACTTCTATATTCgccatcgttttatttttcagaaaataatgaatttcgatatcaatgaatatcaatgataattatctctaatttattttataccgATACAATAAATGTGTTTTACGAGCGtccttcgaaagaaaaaaaaaagaaagaaagaagaagacaattTCATATTCGACCTTTGAAACTTTATCCCTCTAATCCTTTAACCCTATCTCATATTTGATCTCTCTCGAATTGGCAAACCGACAATTAAACTTTCAAAACCTGTCCATTAGCGCGAATTAACGGAGCACATTAACTCATCTGGATACCAACGATGCGACGTACTTAATTTACGTGCATAGTAAtacgagtaaaagagagatagatagatagataaagagagagagagaaatagagagaaatagagaaagagagagagagagagagagagagtggagtGTATTTATCCTCCTTTTCCCTCGAGGACAGTGCATTGGTGCATGCAAAATAGAGCTCTGGTGCAAGAGAAACAACCAATGGAGAActagagatacagagagaaagagaaagagagcgaacgagagagagagagagagagagagaaagagaggggttGAGAACGTAGGTTGTACAGGATCCAACGACAGAGGGACATTCAGAGACTGATGGCACAAACCTTTTAGGCAAACTAATGCACCGAACCTGTAACACCAGAGAGGACACTCTACGGACTCGTGTCGGGGCAAACTACCCCCGCCTCGGGTCTTCCACGACAACCATGTTATATAGGATGAAGTATTTAAGTGGAATCGTTCGATTATCATATCGAAGTTCTAGCGAAAAAAGAACTTGAGAACTTCattagataagaaataaatcgaatcgGGCGACGCGTCATTGTGAAAATGGTAATTATAACTttcgaaaaagagattttgtaataattagataaaaaaagaggaataagtAAGTAATTATCTTGGTTGCAAAACTATTGATCGATTGGATCATTATTGAAATGTCTGATTTAAGCGTGTAATTAAGACGAAGATTCAATGAGgtaattaaaaaggaattaCAATGGTATCCGTCATATTTGAAtgttttattgaataataaaacaagatattttaataactcgaaaaaaaagagaaaaacagacaatgagagatagagggagagagagagagagagagagagagagagagagagagagagagaaacagaatttaattaatgaaatgatattcttaacttttttaatgagcatttaatattctttttttttttctttttttctcctgatcaacgatgaataaaaaaaaaagactcaATGAATGGCTGAAATGATTGTACATGTATCTTCGACCCCTCTCAAACGTCTCACCCTGTATAGTTAGTCGTATATacgaatacatacgtacgtacatacgttccGGTAGGATTCATTATGGCAAAACGTAGTGAGTTTCGATGAGCAAGTCAAGAGCGCACGCGCTCCTGCAATTACCTGCCGAGTTCCCCTTTACACATATATTgacacataaatacacacacacatacacacatacagagtTTCAGATAGACGCATAGCGACGAACGTGTTCGCATAATTAAAACGTGGAACGGCTGATTATTAATTTAGGTATTACTCTACAGACCTATATGCCATGTGCGTTCCTTTGGAGGACACGAGcaacgttcgaaaaaaaaaccaaatatttatatatatatatatatatatatatatatatatatatgtatatatgtatatatgtatgcatatttaTACGTTCCGCGTCTCGCAATCACGTTGATCATTTTAGCGGACCAAAATAACGATCGTTGCAATTAAATTTCAAGATTCGTGAAACGCTAGAGagtagattattttttttcttttttttttccttttttatttcgttacattattttttcattcctttccttttttgttcttttctttttttttcttttttttttacagaattacattatttatttatttttatatatacttcattatgtctttcaattatattttcacgAAATAATTGGGataactttaatttttatccttatgCCTAATCATAAGTATATTTCAATTCTATTacttattatctataatattagtTTTATAAATGCATGATATAGAATgtatgatatagaaaaaaaaaagaaaaaaaaagaaaaaagaaaaaggaaaaaacaaacaacaaaacaaagggaacaagataaattttaaaataagaaaaaaaatgtacgatatctcgtacataatatttattcataataacattaaataataatactcgaTGGAAGGATTTAAAGATGATGATAAGAGAGTTGCATTACAACTGCAAGGGAGTttcaaagggaaaaagaaaagaaaaaaagaaagaaataaagaagaggatgaagagagggaagaagaggataagagagggagaaggagagaaactcccaacgttaattacgatacgGCTGGCATGGCTAACGGAGAGAGGTCGGTCCCTTTATTTCCcgccgtctctctctctctctctctctttctctctctctctctctctcttcatatgAATATCGCATTAAGTCATAAAGGAGAGATAGCTTTAGGCCAGGGGTGGTCCCCGATGGGAAACTACgaatttaatagaataataaatggaCTGGTCCACGTCGGAACCCGAGGGCCAAGATCGAACACGATCGAGATTCAACCTTTCGTGGCTTCGATCGCAAAGGCGATTTCGCCTGATCGGAGTTTATGATAATATGTACCGATATTTTGATGAAGCCCTCGTAAAACCAGACCAGTTTGTTGAGAATTTTCGGAGTGTGAGATTCGAACGATCCGTATATTTTCATacaagttaataataaaatctctgTGTTCTTAtgagttttatataaatatacatatatatctacttgtatatttttaacaattctctaaattgata encodes the following:
- the LOC124957373 gene encoding uncharacterized protein LOC124957373, which codes for MNIIFFFYLICMLMSLICAILWLKKKFIPERLIIVLIGYIFGAISMLSVGIIEMKQVEQYIDLQEITDEQLLNHPMFVHNFCMCILSILVMTLYLLQGWILFDLWQWIRKFGRLPDNESKCNSYLSMNSEIIGKNTSVPFTTERPGKLDPIPELGKLLSIKITDIIPVENEPVIFYCCCVDCYNYIKESRLKMQQLPCGWIWIGIACNMWKSNAIALLRVKKIGRIRKILLLAKGTAKTTDLFGALGKDHPFRIPTLGL